In a single window of the Arachis hypogaea cultivar Tifrunner chromosome 6, arahy.Tifrunner.gnm2.J5K5, whole genome shotgun sequence genome:
- the LOC112697417 gene encoding wax ester synthase/diacylglycerol acyltransferase 11 isoform X1 has protein sequence MRKRKGISKLKMASSMSSGGGGGGGGGEPMSPASRLFHSPKFNCYVMAVMGCKTSVNPQVIKEGLRETILKHPRFTSNLVKKGRKTRWISTTIDLDSHIIVPEINSSEIEFPDRFVEDYISNCTKSPLDITKPLWELHLLNIKTADAESVGVFRMHHSMGDGASLMSLLIASTRKSSDPNALPAMPAATSVKKDEKHKRGFLMVLFGPLMALWWGLVLMWHTFVDLMMFVLTVLFLKDTLTPLKGAPGVELHTKRYVHRIVSMDDIKLLKNQMNATVNDVLLGITQAGISRYLNRPEFVGANAKKESSSVLKKIRLRSAILVNIRPVSGIQDIADMMAKKSKVRWGNWIGYIMLPFSISSQQDPLQHIRQAKATIDRKKHSLEAVSTYACAKLVLSLFGVKVAAFIIRRVLLNTTVAFSNMPGPVEEVSFYGHPVAYIAPSVYGHPQALTIHFQSYANKMIISLSVDPSVIPDPYLLCDDFEESLKLMRDVVQKKPVEDAV, from the exons ATGAGG AAGAGAAAGGGAATTAGCAAATTAAAGATGGCATCATCAATGTCATCAGGAGGGGGAGGCGGCGGAGGCGGAGGCGAACCGATGAGTCCGGCGTCAAGGTTGTTCCACTCGCCGAAGTTCAACTGCTATGTGATGGCCGTAATGGGGTGCAAAACAAGCGTGAATCCTCAAGTAATCAAAGAAGGATTGCGTGAAACTATTCTTAAGCATCCAAGGTTCACTAGCAACCTC GTTAAGAAAGGAAGGAAAACTAGATGGATCTCAACCACAATCGACTTAGACAGCCACATCATAGTTCCAGAAATCAATTCATCAGAAATTGAATTTCCAGATAGATTCGTTGAAGACTACATATCAAACTGTACAAAATCCCCACTGGACATTACAAAGCCACTCTGGGAACTTCACTTGCTCAACATCAAAACCGCAGACGCAGAATCCGTTGGAGTTTTTCGCATGCACCATTCAATGGGCGATGGTGCTTCCCTCATGTCACTCCTTATTGCCAGCACTCGTAAATCCAGTGACCCTAATGCATTGCCAGCGATGCCAGCAGCAACATCAGTAAAGAAGGATGAGAAACACAAGAGAGGTTTCTTGATGGTGTTGTTTGGGCCGTTGATGGCGCTGTGGTGGGGTTTGGTGCTGATGTGGCACACTTTTGTGGACTTGATGATGTTTGTGTTGACTGTTTTGTTTCTCAAGGACACGTTGACTCCCCTGAAAGGTGCACCTGGAGTGGAGCTTCATACCAAGCGCTACGTGCATCGGATAGTTAGCATGGATGATATCAAGCTTCTCAAGAATCAAATGAATGCG ACCGTCAATGATGTTCTGTTGGGAATAACACAAGCTGGTATCAGTCGCTACTTGAATCGACCGGAATTCG TAGGTGCTAATGCAAAGAAGGAGTCAAGTAGTGTCCTGAAGAAAATTCGGCTTAGATCAGCCATTCTTGTTAACATTCGACCAGTTTCTGGAATCCAG GATATAGCAGATATGATGGCTAAAAAATCGAAAGTGAGATGGGGAAATTGGATTGGATACATCATGCTTCCTTTCTCCATTTCCTCACAACAAGATCCATTGCAACATATTCGCCAAGCAAAGGCTACCATTGACCGCAAGAAACACTCATTGGAAGCTGTTAGCACCTACGCTTGTGCCAAATTAGTACTCAGTTTATTTGGGGTTAAG GTGGCGGCTTTCATAATACGAAGAGTTCTGCTGAATACAACGGTGGCGTTCTCTAACATGCCAGGGCCGGTGGAGGAAGTTAGTTTCTATGGTCATCCTGTCGCATACATTGCTCCTAGTGTGTATGGACACCCTCAG GCGTTGACTATTCATTTCCAAAGTTATGCTAATAAGATGATAATTTCTCTATCAGTGGATCCAAGTGTGATTCCAGATCCTTATCTCCTTTGTGATGATTTCGAAGAATCACTCAAACTCATGCGTGATGTTGTTCAGAAAAAACCCGTTGAAGATGCAGTCTGA
- the LOC112697417 gene encoding wax ester synthase/diacylglycerol acyltransferase 11 isoform X2, protein MRKRKGISKLKMASSMSSGGGGGGGGGEPMSPASRLFHSPKFNCYVMAVMGCKTSVNPQVIKEGLRETILKHPRFTSNLVKKGRKTRWISTTIDLDSHIIVPEINSSEIEFPDRFVEDYISNCTKSPLDITKPLWELHLLNIKTADAESVGVFRMHHSMGDGASLMSLLIASTRKSSDPNALPAMPAATSVKKDEKHKRGFLMVLFGPLMALWWGLVLMWHTFVDLMMFVLTVLFLKDTLTPLKGAPGVELHTKRYVHRIVSMDDIKLLKNQMNATVNDVLLGITQAGISRYLNRPEFGANAKKESSSVLKKIRLRSAILVNIRPVSGIQDIADMMAKKSKVRWGNWIGYIMLPFSISSQQDPLQHIRQAKATIDRKKHSLEAVSTYACAKLVLSLFGVKVAAFIIRRVLLNTTVAFSNMPGPVEEVSFYGHPVAYIAPSVYGHPQALTIHFQSYANKMIISLSVDPSVIPDPYLLCDDFEESLKLMRDVVQKKPVEDAV, encoded by the exons ATGAGG AAGAGAAAGGGAATTAGCAAATTAAAGATGGCATCATCAATGTCATCAGGAGGGGGAGGCGGCGGAGGCGGAGGCGAACCGATGAGTCCGGCGTCAAGGTTGTTCCACTCGCCGAAGTTCAACTGCTATGTGATGGCCGTAATGGGGTGCAAAACAAGCGTGAATCCTCAAGTAATCAAAGAAGGATTGCGTGAAACTATTCTTAAGCATCCAAGGTTCACTAGCAACCTC GTTAAGAAAGGAAGGAAAACTAGATGGATCTCAACCACAATCGACTTAGACAGCCACATCATAGTTCCAGAAATCAATTCATCAGAAATTGAATTTCCAGATAGATTCGTTGAAGACTACATATCAAACTGTACAAAATCCCCACTGGACATTACAAAGCCACTCTGGGAACTTCACTTGCTCAACATCAAAACCGCAGACGCAGAATCCGTTGGAGTTTTTCGCATGCACCATTCAATGGGCGATGGTGCTTCCCTCATGTCACTCCTTATTGCCAGCACTCGTAAATCCAGTGACCCTAATGCATTGCCAGCGATGCCAGCAGCAACATCAGTAAAGAAGGATGAGAAACACAAGAGAGGTTTCTTGATGGTGTTGTTTGGGCCGTTGATGGCGCTGTGGTGGGGTTTGGTGCTGATGTGGCACACTTTTGTGGACTTGATGATGTTTGTGTTGACTGTTTTGTTTCTCAAGGACACGTTGACTCCCCTGAAAGGTGCACCTGGAGTGGAGCTTCATACCAAGCGCTACGTGCATCGGATAGTTAGCATGGATGATATCAAGCTTCTCAAGAATCAAATGAATGCG ACCGTCAATGATGTTCTGTTGGGAATAACACAAGCTGGTATCAGTCGCTACTTGAATCGACCGGAATTCG GTGCTAATGCAAAGAAGGAGTCAAGTAGTGTCCTGAAGAAAATTCGGCTTAGATCAGCCATTCTTGTTAACATTCGACCAGTTTCTGGAATCCAG GATATAGCAGATATGATGGCTAAAAAATCGAAAGTGAGATGGGGAAATTGGATTGGATACATCATGCTTCCTTTCTCCATTTCCTCACAACAAGATCCATTGCAACATATTCGCCAAGCAAAGGCTACCATTGACCGCAAGAAACACTCATTGGAAGCTGTTAGCACCTACGCTTGTGCCAAATTAGTACTCAGTTTATTTGGGGTTAAG GTGGCGGCTTTCATAATACGAAGAGTTCTGCTGAATACAACGGTGGCGTTCTCTAACATGCCAGGGCCGGTGGAGGAAGTTAGTTTCTATGGTCATCCTGTCGCATACATTGCTCCTAGTGTGTATGGACACCCTCAG GCGTTGACTATTCATTTCCAAAGTTATGCTAATAAGATGATAATTTCTCTATCAGTGGATCCAAGTGTGATTCCAGATCCTTATCTCCTTTGTGATGATTTCGAAGAATCACTCAAACTCATGCGTGATGTTGTTCAGAAAAAACCCGTTGAAGATGCAGTCTGA
- the LOC112697417 gene encoding wax ester synthase/diacylglycerol acyltransferase 11 isoform X3, with translation MASSMSSGGGGGGGGGEPMSPASRLFHSPKFNCYVMAVMGCKTSVNPQVIKEGLRETILKHPRFTSNLVKKGRKTRWISTTIDLDSHIIVPEINSSEIEFPDRFVEDYISNCTKSPLDITKPLWELHLLNIKTADAESVGVFRMHHSMGDGASLMSLLIASTRKSSDPNALPAMPAATSVKKDEKHKRGFLMVLFGPLMALWWGLVLMWHTFVDLMMFVLTVLFLKDTLTPLKGAPGVELHTKRYVHRIVSMDDIKLLKNQMNATVNDVLLGITQAGISRYLNRPEFVGANAKKESSSVLKKIRLRSAILVNIRPVSGIQDIADMMAKKSKVRWGNWIGYIMLPFSISSQQDPLQHIRQAKATIDRKKHSLEAVSTYACAKLVLSLFGVKVAAFIIRRVLLNTTVAFSNMPGPVEEVSFYGHPVAYIAPSVYGHPQALTIHFQSYANKMIISLSVDPSVIPDPYLLCDDFEESLKLMRDVVQKKPVEDAV, from the exons ATGGCATCATCAATGTCATCAGGAGGGGGAGGCGGCGGAGGCGGAGGCGAACCGATGAGTCCGGCGTCAAGGTTGTTCCACTCGCCGAAGTTCAACTGCTATGTGATGGCCGTAATGGGGTGCAAAACAAGCGTGAATCCTCAAGTAATCAAAGAAGGATTGCGTGAAACTATTCTTAAGCATCCAAGGTTCACTAGCAACCTC GTTAAGAAAGGAAGGAAAACTAGATGGATCTCAACCACAATCGACTTAGACAGCCACATCATAGTTCCAGAAATCAATTCATCAGAAATTGAATTTCCAGATAGATTCGTTGAAGACTACATATCAAACTGTACAAAATCCCCACTGGACATTACAAAGCCACTCTGGGAACTTCACTTGCTCAACATCAAAACCGCAGACGCAGAATCCGTTGGAGTTTTTCGCATGCACCATTCAATGGGCGATGGTGCTTCCCTCATGTCACTCCTTATTGCCAGCACTCGTAAATCCAGTGACCCTAATGCATTGCCAGCGATGCCAGCAGCAACATCAGTAAAGAAGGATGAGAAACACAAGAGAGGTTTCTTGATGGTGTTGTTTGGGCCGTTGATGGCGCTGTGGTGGGGTTTGGTGCTGATGTGGCACACTTTTGTGGACTTGATGATGTTTGTGTTGACTGTTTTGTTTCTCAAGGACACGTTGACTCCCCTGAAAGGTGCACCTGGAGTGGAGCTTCATACCAAGCGCTACGTGCATCGGATAGTTAGCATGGATGATATCAAGCTTCTCAAGAATCAAATGAATGCG ACCGTCAATGATGTTCTGTTGGGAATAACACAAGCTGGTATCAGTCGCTACTTGAATCGACCGGAATTCG TAGGTGCTAATGCAAAGAAGGAGTCAAGTAGTGTCCTGAAGAAAATTCGGCTTAGATCAGCCATTCTTGTTAACATTCGACCAGTTTCTGGAATCCAG GATATAGCAGATATGATGGCTAAAAAATCGAAAGTGAGATGGGGAAATTGGATTGGATACATCATGCTTCCTTTCTCCATTTCCTCACAACAAGATCCATTGCAACATATTCGCCAAGCAAAGGCTACCATTGACCGCAAGAAACACTCATTGGAAGCTGTTAGCACCTACGCTTGTGCCAAATTAGTACTCAGTTTATTTGGGGTTAAG GTGGCGGCTTTCATAATACGAAGAGTTCTGCTGAATACAACGGTGGCGTTCTCTAACATGCCAGGGCCGGTGGAGGAAGTTAGTTTCTATGGTCATCCTGTCGCATACATTGCTCCTAGTGTGTATGGACACCCTCAG GCGTTGACTATTCATTTCCAAAGTTATGCTAATAAGATGATAATTTCTCTATCAGTGGATCCAAGTGTGATTCCAGATCCTTATCTCCTTTGTGATGATTTCGAAGAATCACTCAAACTCATGCGTGATGTTGTTCAGAAAAAACCCGTTGAAGATGCAGTCTGA
- the LOC112805888 gene encoding uncharacterized protein gives MADGWTDQRQRMLINFLVYYPAGMSFVKSVDASDMIKTVDTLFKLFTEVIDWVGSSNIVHVVTDNAAKYVSAEKLIHKKYPNIFWSPCTAHCVNLILKDIASLPHIADLASRASKVTVFVYNHMIFLSWLRKRKEWKEIVRPGVTRFATVFITLKSIYDHKEDLQSLVTDKYFTSHKFSKSVNGKMVSSIILDSKFWEDCFTTVMLVGPLIKLLRFVDADEKPSLGIMYAGMQRAKINIKTMFKNRKSAYTPYTSILKMRWDKHLKRDLHAAAYFLNPDDGGGFGLPVYVADSSNTASFGGTSDDGGFGLPVYDGDVRTLNDNYDF, from the coding sequence ATGGCAGATGGCTGGACTGATCAAAGGCAACGtatgttaattaattttctaGTTTATTATCCTGCTGGTATGTCATTTGTTAAGTCTGTTGATGCTTCTGATATGATAAAAACTGTCGATACCTTGTTTAAATTGTTTACTGAGGTTATTGATTGGGTTGGGTCTAGTAACATTGTGCATGTGGTTACTGATAATGCTGCAAAATATGTATCTGCTGAAAAACTCATTCATAAAAAGTATCCAAACATTTTTTGGTCTCCTTGTACTGCTCATTGCGTCAATCTTATATTGAAAGACATAGCAAGTCTTCCTCACATAGCTGACCTTGCCTCTCGTGCTTCAAAAGTGACTGTGTTTGTTTACAATCATATGATTTTCTTGTCATGgcttagaaaaagaaaagagtggAAAGAAATTGTTCGACCAGGAGTAACACGTTTTGCTACTGTTTTCATTACTTTGAAAAGTATATATGATCATAAAGAAGACTTGCAATCATTGGTGACTGACAAATATTTCACTTCTCATAAATTTTCCAAGAGTGTCAATGGGAAGATGgttagttcaattatcttggatagTAAGTTTTGGGAGGATTGTTTTACTACTGTTATGCTTGTTGGTCCTCTAATTAAGTTATTGAGATTTGTTGATGCTGATGAGAAACCTTCTCTGGGTATCATGTATGCGGGCATGCAAAGAGCCAAAATTAATATCAAGACAATGTTTAAAAATAGGAAATCTGCATACACACCTTATACAAGTATCTTGAAAATGCGGTGGGATAAGCATTTGAAGCGTGACCTCCATGCAGCAGCATACTTTTTGAATCCAGATGATGGTGGTGGCTTTGGATTACCTGTTTATGTTGCTGATTCTTCAAATACAGCTTCTTTTGGTGGTACTTCTGATGATGGTGGCTTTGGATTACCTGTTTATGATGGAGATGTTAGAACActtaatgataattatgatttttga
- the LOC112697417 gene encoding wax ester synthase/diacylglycerol acyltransferase 11 isoform X4 produces the protein MASSMSSGGGGGGGGGEPMSPASRLFHSPKFNCYVMAVMGCKTSVNPQVIKEGLRETILKHPRFTSNLVKKGRKTRWISTTIDLDSHIIVPEINSSEIEFPDRFVEDYISNCTKSPLDITKPLWELHLLNIKTADAESVGVFRMHHSMGDGASLMSLLIASTRKSSDPNALPAMPAATSVKKDEKHKRGFLMVLFGPLMALWWGLVLMWHTFVDLMMFVLTVLFLKDTLTPLKGAPGVELHTKRYVHRIVSMDDIKLLKNQMNATVNDVLLGITQAGISRYLNRPEFGANAKKESSSVLKKIRLRSAILVNIRPVSGIQDIADMMAKKSKVRWGNWIGYIMLPFSISSQQDPLQHIRQAKATIDRKKHSLEAVSTYACAKLVLSLFGVKVAAFIIRRVLLNTTVAFSNMPGPVEEVSFYGHPVAYIAPSVYGHPQALTIHFQSYANKMIISLSVDPSVIPDPYLLCDDFEESLKLMRDVVQKKPVEDAV, from the exons ATGGCATCATCAATGTCATCAGGAGGGGGAGGCGGCGGAGGCGGAGGCGAACCGATGAGTCCGGCGTCAAGGTTGTTCCACTCGCCGAAGTTCAACTGCTATGTGATGGCCGTAATGGGGTGCAAAACAAGCGTGAATCCTCAAGTAATCAAAGAAGGATTGCGTGAAACTATTCTTAAGCATCCAAGGTTCACTAGCAACCTC GTTAAGAAAGGAAGGAAAACTAGATGGATCTCAACCACAATCGACTTAGACAGCCACATCATAGTTCCAGAAATCAATTCATCAGAAATTGAATTTCCAGATAGATTCGTTGAAGACTACATATCAAACTGTACAAAATCCCCACTGGACATTACAAAGCCACTCTGGGAACTTCACTTGCTCAACATCAAAACCGCAGACGCAGAATCCGTTGGAGTTTTTCGCATGCACCATTCAATGGGCGATGGTGCTTCCCTCATGTCACTCCTTATTGCCAGCACTCGTAAATCCAGTGACCCTAATGCATTGCCAGCGATGCCAGCAGCAACATCAGTAAAGAAGGATGAGAAACACAAGAGAGGTTTCTTGATGGTGTTGTTTGGGCCGTTGATGGCGCTGTGGTGGGGTTTGGTGCTGATGTGGCACACTTTTGTGGACTTGATGATGTTTGTGTTGACTGTTTTGTTTCTCAAGGACACGTTGACTCCCCTGAAAGGTGCACCTGGAGTGGAGCTTCATACCAAGCGCTACGTGCATCGGATAGTTAGCATGGATGATATCAAGCTTCTCAAGAATCAAATGAATGCG ACCGTCAATGATGTTCTGTTGGGAATAACACAAGCTGGTATCAGTCGCTACTTGAATCGACCGGAATTCG GTGCTAATGCAAAGAAGGAGTCAAGTAGTGTCCTGAAGAAAATTCGGCTTAGATCAGCCATTCTTGTTAACATTCGACCAGTTTCTGGAATCCAG GATATAGCAGATATGATGGCTAAAAAATCGAAAGTGAGATGGGGAAATTGGATTGGATACATCATGCTTCCTTTCTCCATTTCCTCACAACAAGATCCATTGCAACATATTCGCCAAGCAAAGGCTACCATTGACCGCAAGAAACACTCATTGGAAGCTGTTAGCACCTACGCTTGTGCCAAATTAGTACTCAGTTTATTTGGGGTTAAG GTGGCGGCTTTCATAATACGAAGAGTTCTGCTGAATACAACGGTGGCGTTCTCTAACATGCCAGGGCCGGTGGAGGAAGTTAGTTTCTATGGTCATCCTGTCGCATACATTGCTCCTAGTGTGTATGGACACCCTCAG GCGTTGACTATTCATTTCCAAAGTTATGCTAATAAGATGATAATTTCTCTATCAGTGGATCCAAGTGTGATTCCAGATCCTTATCTCCTTTGTGATGATTTCGAAGAATCACTCAAACTCATGCGTGATGTTGTTCAGAAAAAACCCGTTGAAGATGCAGTCTGA